The Anabas testudineus chromosome 14, fAnaTes1.2, whole genome shotgun sequence genome includes a region encoding these proteins:
- the LOC113170609 gene encoding forkhead box protein O1-A-like, with protein sequence MAQVPPPPTQPVEIDPDFEPLSRPRSCTWPLPRPEFIDPSSSNTSSPAPSVQQEQGGNTEFISNLGLLEEDYEEYAEQKPPVTCNDFQCREENCVHLHHHHHLHHRHHLQQQQQQQQQQQQQQLPAPQLAPQQQVPPPGVAPLGSSVQRKSSSSRRNAWGNMSYADLITKAIDSSPEKRLTLSQIYDWMVKSVPYFKDKGDSNSSAGWKNSIRHNLSLHSRFVRIQNEGTGKSSWWMLNPEGGKNGKSPRRRAASMDNNSKHAKSRGRATKKKMTLQEEVEGGSTSPSSHYPNWLGSPSSHNNEDFEAWSSFRTRTSSNASTLSGHHSPFPSEQDDLGESDGHIMYPGASGAKITSTLPRLSEVTGSIGQHGSENVMESLLDNLNLLSPKNPQLGSDSTHSSNSAMLQSGPYSSSGLTPHPQQDYRKSMYSQMRMNSLSPAPLQALPETKLGFGAYENQYICPAGLLKELLTSDADASRDMMPSRDTLVSQVGRGGCLLPTYSSQSHVVGHNGVKMIKPSQSHPIPHVNPQAIRSPGPSTSRDLNSCNMIPLTRRSDTSPQITSLRTCMHLPQGHSAHMNEVSTSYSRSKGYRELNSVHPHGHHQERLPSDLDNMSIERFECDMESVLHDTLMDGGALDFNFDPAAGPHGFSQRVKTNTHSWVSG encoded by the exons ATGGCTCAGGTACCGCCACCACCGACTCAGCCGGTCGAGATAGACCCGGACTTTGAGCCTCTCTCTCGCCCCCGGTCCTGCACCTGGCCGCTTCCCCGGCCGGAGTTCATCGACCCGTCCAGCTCCAACACCTCGTCGCCGGCACCATCGGTGCAGCAGGAGCAGGGAGGAAACACCGAGTTCATAAGTAACCTCGGTCTGCTGGAGGAGGACTATGAAGAGTACGCAGAGCAGAAACCTCCGGTGACCTGCAATGATTTTCAGTGTCGAGAGGAAAACTGTGTGCATCtgcatcaccaccaccacctccaccaccgtcaccatctgcagcagcagcagcagcagcagcagcagcagcagcagcagcagctcccgGCTCCGCAGCTGGCTCCTCAGCAACAGGTGCCTCCTCCCGGTGTCGCGCCCTTGGGCAGCTCCGTCCAGAGGAAGAGCAGCTCGTCCCGTCGCAACGCCTGGGGCAACATGTCGTACGCAGACCTGATCACCAAGGCGATAGACAGCTCACCTGAGAAGAGGCTGACCCTGTCTCAGATTTACGACTGGATGGTGAAGAGTGTGCCTTATTTCAAGGATAAAGGAGACAGTAACAGCTCCGCGGGCTGGAAG AACTCTATCAGACACAACCTTTCCCTGCACAGTCGCTTTGTGCGCATACAGAACGAGGGAACAGGAAAAAGTTCCTGGTGGATGCTGAACCCAGAGGGGGGAAAGAATGGAAAGTCACCTCGACGCCGAGCTGCCTCCATGGacaacaacagtaaacatgCCAAGAGCAGAGGAAGGGCCACAAAGAAAAAG ATGACTCTACAGGAAGAGGTCGAAGGAGGTTCAACCAGCCCCAGTTCCCACTACCCTAACTGGCTGGGAAGCCCCAGCTCCCACAATAATGAGGACTTTGAAGCCTGGAGCTCCTTTAGGACACGCACCAGCTCTAACGCCAGCACTCTGAGTGGTCACCATTCGCCTTTTCCTTCTGAACAGGATGACCTGGGGGAGTCTGATGGACACATAATGTATCCTGGAGCATCTGGGGCAAAGATAACCTCTACCTTGCCCAGACTATCTGAAGTGACTGGGTCCATAGGTCAACATGGCTCAGAGAATGTCATGGAGAGTCTGCTGGATAACTTGAACCTGCTGTCCCCTAAAAACCCCCAGCTGGGTTCTGACTCCACACATTCCTCAAATTCTGCCATGCTTCAGAGCGGTCCCTACAGCTCCTCTGGCTTGACACCACACCCACAGCAGGACTACCGTAAGAGCATGTACAGCCAGATGAGGATGAACTCTCTCTCCCCTGCACCCTTGCAGGCACTGCCAGAAACTAAGCTGGGCTTTGGGGCTTATGAGAACCAGTATATCTGCCCTGCTGGCCTACTCAAAGAGTTGCTGACCTCAGATGCAGATGCCAGCAGGGACATGATGCCCTCAAGGGATACACTGGTGTCTCAGGTTGGGAGGGGAGGTTGCTTACTGCCCACATACAGCAGCCAGAGCCATGTGGTAGGTCATAATGGAGTAAAAATGATAAAGCCTTCTCAGAGTCACCCAATTCCTCATGTCAATCCACAAGCTATACGTAGCCCGGGTCCCTCAACCTCACGAGACTTGAATAGCTGTAACATGATCCCACTGACGAGGCGCTCAGACACCTCTCCTCAAATAACCAGCCTGAGGACATGCATGCATCTGCCCCAGGGACACTCAGCACACATGAATGAAGTTTCAACAAGCTATAGCAGAAGCAAAGGCTACAGGGAACTTAACTCAGTTCACCCACATGGTCATCATCAGGAGCGGCTGCCAAGTGATCTGGACAACATGTCCATTGAGAGGTTTGAATGTGACATGGAGTCTGTCCTCCACGACACTCTCATGGATGGTGGGGCTCTGGACTTTAATTTTGACCCTGCAGCTGGACCCCATGGGTTTTCCCAGAGGGTaaagaccaacacacacagctgggtgTCAGGCTAG